A genomic segment from Nocardiopsis sp. Huas11 encodes:
- a CDS encoding MFS transporter: MPSLPPRAPLTRLFRLTWPVYAYAVFEEFILLYPLYALLFHDTGLSVAQISSLFVIWALSGVVVAVPAGAWADVVPRRRLLAAAPLLAATAFALWLLLPSYGAFAIGFALWGAGGALSSGAFEALVHDELTRRGAADRYARVMGTARALGVAAVGTATLLAVPVMAVGGYAAIGTASVAACVLCGAAGLALPEHRAPDTRADAPRTVAARYSAVLREGLSEAASSPAVRRAIALVVVITALWGVLEEYVPLLADEAGVPARTVPVVVLVVWVLVTLGGLLAGAADRLPPSGLALLTALAAGAVAVGALLGSPVGWVLLGLGFGACQMLAVVADARLQARITGSARATVTSLAGLGTDALTVAAYALYAGVYALVGHAVAFAVLAVPYLAVAWALASLRAPATGPGPLHQDAGTE; encoded by the coding sequence ATGCCCTCGCTGCCACCGCGTGCGCCGCTCACGCGCCTGTTCCGCCTGACCTGGCCCGTCTACGCCTACGCCGTGTTCGAGGAGTTCATCCTCCTCTACCCGCTCTACGCCCTGCTGTTCCACGACACGGGCCTGAGCGTGGCCCAGATCAGCTCCCTGTTCGTCATCTGGGCCCTGAGCGGTGTCGTCGTCGCCGTGCCCGCGGGCGCCTGGGCCGACGTGGTCCCGCGCCGCCGCCTGCTGGCCGCGGCGCCCCTTCTCGCCGCCACCGCCTTCGCCCTGTGGCTGCTGCTGCCCTCCTACGGCGCCTTCGCGATCGGTTTCGCCCTGTGGGGCGCGGGCGGCGCGCTGAGCTCGGGAGCCTTCGAGGCCCTGGTCCACGATGAACTCACCCGCCGAGGGGCCGCCGACCGCTACGCGCGCGTGATGGGCACGGCACGTGCCCTGGGCGTGGCGGCGGTGGGCACGGCCACCCTGCTCGCCGTCCCCGTCATGGCCGTGGGCGGCTATGCGGCGATCGGCACCGCCAGTGTCGCCGCGTGCGTGCTGTGCGGCGCGGCCGGACTCGCCCTGCCCGAGCACCGCGCCCCCGACACCCGCGCGGACGCACCGCGCACGGTGGCCGCCCGCTACTCCGCGGTTCTGCGCGAAGGACTCTCCGAAGCGGCGTCGAGCCCTGCCGTGCGCCGCGCGATCGCGCTGGTCGTGGTGATCACCGCGCTGTGGGGCGTGCTGGAGGAGTACGTGCCGCTGCTGGCCGACGAGGCCGGTGTCCCCGCCCGGACCGTCCCCGTGGTCGTCCTCGTGGTGTGGGTGCTCGTCACCCTCGGCGGTCTGCTCGCCGGGGCCGCCGACCGCCTCCCGCCGTCCGGTCTGGCCCTCCTCACGGCCCTGGCCGCCGGGGCGGTGGCGGTCGGCGCCCTGCTCGGCTCCCCGGTGGGCTGGGTCCTGTTGGGCCTGGGATTCGGCGCCTGCCAGATGCTCGCCGTGGTCGCCGACGCCCGCCTGCAGGCGCGCATCACCGGCTCCGCGCGGGCCACGGTCACCTCGCTGGCGGGCCTGGGCACCGATGCCCTGACGGTCGCCGCCTACGCGCTCTACGCCGGTGTGTACGCGCTCGTGGGGCACGCGGTGGCCTTCGCCGTGCTCGCCGTCCCCTACCTCGCGGTCGCGTGGGCCCTGGCCAGTCTCCGAGCTCCGGCCACCGGGCCCGGTCCGCTGCACCAGGACGCGGGAACCGAGTAG
- a CDS encoding MarR family winged helix-turn-helix transcriptional regulator, producing MNGDVDDGAPVPDRELVEGALRYVPLLETYYRRAHTEMPDELRHLFQDHHLTARHGAVLAQLAHDQRPSVGELSTRLGVGLSTVSEMVGDLDRVGLVVRHRDPDNGRRVLVALSDEHKDTMRAFMAGRAGPLVRVFERLTPSQREGFAAGLRAWAEEIHRD from the coding sequence ATGAACGGGGATGTCGACGACGGTGCGCCTGTACCCGACCGTGAGCTGGTCGAGGGGGCGCTGCGGTACGTCCCCCTGCTGGAGACCTACTACCGGCGTGCGCACACCGAGATGCCCGACGAGCTGCGGCACCTGTTCCAGGACCACCACCTGACCGCCCGGCACGGCGCCGTCCTGGCCCAGCTCGCCCACGACCAGCGGCCCAGCGTGGGAGAGCTCTCCACCCGCCTCGGCGTGGGCCTGTCCACGGTCAGCGAGATGGTCGGCGACCTGGACCGGGTCGGCCTGGTGGTGCGCCACCGCGATCCCGACAACGGGCGGCGCGTGCTGGTGGCGCTCTCCGACGAGCACAAGGACACCATGCGCGCCTTCATGGCCGGCCGCGCCGGGCCCCTGGTGCGCGTGTTCGAGCGCCTGACGCCCAGCCAGCGCGAGGGGTTCGCCGCGGGGCTGCGCGCCTGGGCCGAGGAGATCCACCGCGACTGA